One window of the Marinilactibacillus sp. Marseille-P9653 genome contains the following:
- the fni gene encoding type 2 isopentenyl-diphosphate Delta-isomerase translates to MPKQNNRKNEHVSLSEKFYDYGQSSFDDVRFVHHSFPQMDVKDVDMSVQLDGLTFNVPFFINAMSGGSPWTGKVNEKLATIARETGLAIATGSVSAALKDPEQEGTFKIVRETNPNGLVFANLGAGHGLENAKRVVDLLQADAMQIHINAPQEIVMPEGDREFSGWIENIHEIVQGLGVPVIAKEVGFGMSRETVHLLESIGVQLIDISGRGGTNFAQIENYRRPEQKLDDLESWGQTTVESLLEAHEVVQAAHIIASGGIRRPMEMVKALSIGASLTGLSSQFMHMALEDVDQTIETVHAWRAEIASIMTLLGTKNIADLNKTDLILSGQAADWCATRNISIQKYASRH, encoded by the coding sequence ATGCCAAAACAAAATAACCGAAAAAATGAACACGTATCTCTTTCTGAAAAATTTTATGATTATGGGCAATCATCCTTTGACGATGTCCGATTTGTCCATCATTCTTTTCCACAGATGGATGTAAAAGATGTGGATATGTCTGTTCAACTGGATGGGCTGACTTTTAATGTTCCGTTTTTTATTAATGCCATGTCTGGTGGAAGTCCCTGGACAGGAAAAGTAAATGAAAAATTAGCAACCATCGCTAGAGAAACAGGTCTTGCGATTGCCACGGGCTCTGTTAGTGCAGCGTTAAAAGATCCTGAACAAGAAGGCACTTTTAAAATTGTCAGAGAAACGAATCCTAATGGTCTTGTATTTGCAAACTTGGGTGCAGGACACGGTTTAGAGAATGCAAAAAGAGTCGTTGACTTGCTTCAAGCCGACGCGATGCAGATTCATATCAATGCGCCTCAAGAAATTGTTATGCCTGAAGGCGACCGAGAGTTTTCCGGATGGATTGAAAATATTCATGAAATCGTTCAAGGTCTTGGTGTACCGGTCATTGCTAAAGAAGTGGGTTTTGGTATGAGCCGCGAGACGGTTCACTTACTTGAATCCATTGGGGTTCAATTGATCGATATCAGTGGTCGTGGTGGAACAAACTTTGCTCAAATCGAGAACTATAGAAGACCCGAACAGAAACTCGATGACTTGGAATCTTGGGGACAAACAACTGTGGAATCTTTGCTAGAAGCTCACGAGGTCGTTCAGGCGGCTCATATCATCGCTTCAGGCGGGATTCGTCGCCCTATGGAAATGGTTAAAGCTTTGTCTATTGGCGCTTCTTTGACTGGTTTATCCAGCCAATTCATGCATATGGCGCTTGAAGATGTGGATCAGACAATCGAAACGGTTCACGCCTGGAGAGCAGAAATTGCCAGTATCATGACACTTCTGGGTACGAAAAATATTGCTGATTTAAATAAAACGGATTTAATTTTATCAGGTCAAGCAGCTGACTGGTGTGCTACTCGAAATATCTCTATACAAAAATACGCTTCTCGTCACTAA
- the mvaD gene encoding diphosphomevalonate decarboxylase has protein sequence MSKWVRAHTNIALIKYWGKENEALIIPKNNSLSLTLDAFYTDTKVTFDPSLKEDELILDGEKQSSGVLNKVVTVLDLIREQAGITDRAHVESINYVPTAAGLASSASGLAALAGAANEAAGLNLSPKDLSRLARRGSGSASRSIFGGFVEWEKGTTDEDSFASPVDDANWDIGMLFIIVKQAQKDVSSRDGMRRTVETSPFYDGWLATLDQDLADMKEAIEEQDIEKTGAIAERNALKMHATTLGANPPFTYWTADSMLAMDAVRALRKQGFTAYFTMDAGPNVKVICRQSQMKEIKQKLAEYFDEEQIISAKPGPAIHLLEN, from the coding sequence ATGAGTAAATGGGTTCGCGCACATACAAATATTGCATTAATCAAATATTGGGGAAAAGAAAACGAAGCCCTCATTATTCCAAAAAACAATTCACTCTCTTTAACGCTAGATGCTTTCTATACAGACACTAAAGTGACATTTGATCCTTCATTAAAAGAGGACGAACTGATTTTAGATGGCGAGAAACAATCATCAGGTGTATTGAACAAAGTCGTGACGGTTCTCGATTTAATTAGGGAACAAGCTGGAATAACGGATCGTGCTCATGTTGAAAGTATCAACTATGTTCCAACAGCAGCGGGTCTCGCTTCTTCTGCATCAGGACTTGCAGCACTAGCTGGTGCCGCAAATGAGGCTGCGGGCTTGAATTTATCCCCAAAAGACTTGTCGCGCCTAGCAAGACGCGGCTCAGGATCTGCATCTAGAAGTATCTTCGGCGGATTCGTTGAATGGGAAAAAGGCACAACAGATGAAGATTCTTTTGCTTCTCCAGTCGATGACGCAAACTGGGATATCGGCATGCTGTTTATTATCGTAAAACAAGCTCAAAAAGATGTTTCGAGTAGAGATGGTATGCGCCGAACAGTTGAAACTTCACCTTTTTATGACGGCTGGCTAGCAACACTCGACCAGGACTTAGCTGATATGAAAGAAGCTATAGAAGAACAAGATATCGAAAAAACGGGTGCCATTGCCGAACGCAATGCTTTGAAAATGCACGCAACGACACTTGGTGCGAATCCGCCTTTCACTTATTGGACAGCTGACAGTATGCTTGCAATGGACGCTGTACGTGCATTAAGAAAACAAGGATTCACAGCTTACTTCACTATGGACGCTGGACCGAATGTAAAAGTGATCTGTCGACAATCTCAAATGAAAGAAATCAAACAGAAATTAGCTGAATATTTTGATGAAGAACAGATCATTTCCGCGAAACCCGGACCTGCCATTCATCTTTTAGAAAACTGA
- a CDS encoding ABC transporter ATP-binding protein, whose amino-acid sequence MSNILEVRDLNINFDTYAGKVQAIRGVSFDLKKGETLAIVGESGSGKSVTSRSIMRLLSQNANIEKGQIVFNGKDLVHASEKEMQAIRGKRIAMIFQDPMTSLNPTMTIEKQIAEPLKLHQKMNKSQARDRALQLLELVGLPDPEKRMKQYPHQFSGGQRQRIVIAIALACNPDILIADEPTTALDVTIQAQILELMKELQEKIDTSIIFITHDLGVVANVADRVAVMYAGKFVEVGTVDEVFYNPQHPYTWGLLASMPTLDTANSLYAIPGTPPDLLEPPKGDAFAPRNEYAMKIDTELEPPMFKVSKTHYAATWLLHEDAPAIDPPAEIKGRQQLYKEKFAKRHNDGGVK is encoded by the coding sequence ATGAGTAACATTTTAGAAGTGAGAGATTTAAATATTAATTTCGACACTTACGCGGGCAAAGTACAAGCCATTCGTGGTGTCAGTTTTGACCTGAAAAAAGGTGAAACATTAGCAATCGTTGGGGAATCAGGCTCTGGTAAATCCGTTACTTCCAGAAGTATCATGCGTCTGTTATCTCAAAACGCTAACATTGAAAAGGGACAAATCGTATTTAATGGTAAAGACTTGGTTCATGCATCAGAAAAAGAGATGCAGGCGATTCGAGGAAAAAGAATTGCAATGATCTTCCAGGATCCTATGACGTCTTTAAATCCTACAATGACAATTGAAAAACAAATCGCAGAGCCACTAAAACTTCATCAAAAGATGAACAAAAGTCAAGCACGCGATAGAGCGTTACAATTACTGGAATTAGTTGGTTTACCAGATCCAGAAAAAAGAATGAAGCAGTATCCTCATCAATTTTCTGGTGGTCAAAGACAGCGAATCGTCATTGCGATTGCGCTAGCTTGTAACCCAGATATTTTGATTGCAGATGAGCCGACTACAGCGCTTGATGTAACGATTCAAGCTCAGATTTTAGAATTAATGAAAGAACTTCAAGAAAAAATCGATACATCGATCATCTTCATTACACACGATTTAGGTGTTGTAGCAAACGTAGCGGATCGAGTAGCTGTAATGTATGCTGGGAAATTCGTAGAAGTAGGGACTGTTGATGAAGTCTTTTATAATCCACAACATCCGTATACTTGGGGATTGCTAGCTTCTATGCCAACTTTGGATACAGCAAACTCTTTATATGCGATTCCAGGTACGCCTCCTGATTTACTAGAACCACCAAAAGGAGATGCCTTTGCACCTCGTAATGAGTATGCAATGAAGATCGATACAGAACTAGAGCCGCCAATGTTTAAAGTTTCAAAAACACATTACGCAGCAACATGGCTACTTCATGAAGATGCTCCAGCTATTGATCCCCCTGCAGAGATCAAAGGCCGTCAGCAGCTTTACAAAGAGAAGTTTGCCAAACGTCACAATGATGGAGGCGTGAAATAG
- a CDS encoding AzlD domain-containing protein, which produces MWVLILGMAVVTYIPRFLPMLLLSKKEISPSFSRWMTYIPVSIFAALVASDIFFWDGSFNLQPTINIKLIPSIVVFLIAYKTKSLLWSMVVGIGGITCLWFLF; this is translated from the coding sequence GTGTGGGTACTGATTTTAGGAATGGCCGTTGTAACTTATATTCCGCGCTTCTTACCAATGCTTCTGTTGAGCAAGAAAGAAATTTCACCTTCTTTTAGTCGCTGGATGACATACATCCCGGTATCGATTTTTGCGGCCCTTGTCGCTTCAGATATCTTTTTTTGGGATGGCTCCTTTAATCTACAACCAACAATCAATATTAAATTGATTCCATCTATTGTTGTTTTTTTAATTGCTTATAAAACGAAAAGCTTGTTGTGGTCTATGGTTGTCGGTATAGGTGGGATTACTTGCTTGTGGTTTTTATTTTAA
- a CDS encoding pyrimidine-nucleoside phosphorylase — MRMIDLIEKKQHDQELTEQEIKWMIEGYTEGTIPDYQMSAMNMAIYFKGMTKVERSALTMAMVESGDQIDLSAIAGVKVDKHSTGGVGDTTTLILAPLVASVGVPVAKMSGRGLGHTGGTIDKLEAIPGFHVEISKEQFVELVNENKVAVVGQSGNLTPADKKLYALRDVTSTVESIPLIASSIMSKKIASGADAIVLDVKTGAGAFMKSVDQARELAKAMVEIGNSVGRNTMAVISDMSQPLGNAIGNGLEVKEAIETLKGNGPEDLTELCLVLGSQMAFLGGVGSSLEEARTLLEENLHNGKALEAFKVFVKSQGGDDSVVEHTDEVLPSAEFTTEVTAEKGGVISKIVADQVGLAAMRLGAGRETKESEIDLAAGLYLNKKVGDSVKAGESLATLYSNKPIAKETIQTIRQSMEISETAEPLTLVYDIIK, encoded by the coding sequence ATGAGAATGATCGATTTAATTGAAAAAAAACAGCATGATCAAGAGTTGACTGAGCAAGAAATTAAATGGATGATTGAAGGATATACAGAGGGAACCATTCCTGATTATCAAATGAGTGCAATGAATATGGCTATTTACTTTAAAGGGATGACAAAAGTAGAGCGTAGTGCATTAACGATGGCGATGGTTGAATCGGGAGATCAAATTGACCTTTCTGCAATTGCAGGTGTCAAAGTCGATAAGCATTCAACAGGTGGCGTAGGGGATACAACAACCTTAATACTTGCACCACTAGTGGCAAGTGTTGGTGTACCTGTAGCAAAAATGAGTGGACGAGGATTAGGTCATACGGGTGGAACAATTGACAAACTCGAAGCAATTCCAGGATTTCACGTTGAAATTTCAAAAGAACAATTTGTGGAACTCGTTAATGAAAACAAAGTCGCTGTTGTTGGTCAGTCAGGAAACCTGACGCCGGCAGACAAAAAATTGTATGCATTACGTGATGTAACAAGTACCGTTGAATCGATTCCGTTAATTGCGAGCTCAATCATGAGTAAGAAAATTGCTTCTGGAGCAGACGCAATCGTATTAGATGTAAAAACGGGTGCCGGTGCATTCATGAAGAGTGTGGATCAAGCTAGAGAGTTAGCGAAAGCTATGGTAGAAATCGGGAATTCAGTCGGTAGAAATACGATGGCAGTTATTTCAGATATGAGCCAGCCACTTGGAAATGCGATCGGAAACGGATTAGAAGTTAAAGAAGCAATCGAAACACTAAAAGGAAATGGACCAGAAGATTTAACAGAACTTTGTCTCGTCTTGGGAAGCCAGATGGCATTCTTAGGTGGTGTGGGTAGCTCGCTAGAAGAAGCCAGAACCTTACTAGAAGAAAACCTGCATAACGGTAAAGCATTGGAAGCCTTTAAAGTCTTTGTGAAGTCTCAAGGTGGAGACGATTCAGTTGTTGAACATACAGATGAAGTCCTACCTTCAGCTGAATTCACGACAGAAGTAACGGCTGAAAAAGGCGGGGTGATTTCTAAAATTGTTGCCGATCAAGTTGGGTTAGCAGCTATGAGACTTGGTGCCGGAAGAGAAACAAAAGAAAGTGAAATTGACTTAGCAGCAGGTCTCTACTTAAATAAAAAAGTAGGCGACTCTGTGAAAGCTGGAGAATCTCTAGCAACACTCTATTCAAACAAACCAATCGCAAAAGAAACAATACAAACGATTCGTCAAAGTATGGAAATCAGTGAAACAGCAGAACCACTAACACTAGTCTACGATATTATCAAATAG
- a CDS encoding phosphomevalonate kinase, protein MNQVEASAPGKLYIAGEYAVVEPGHPAILVAVDQFLTVKVSPSDTVGTIHSSHYSSIPLQWTRENGKLIIDERENPFHYLLAAIDYTERYVKECGKELSIFHLVVDSELDSANGLKYGLGSSAAVTVATVRALLKYYGLTETDELVFKLSVLAHLSVKSNGSFGDIAAATYTGWLAYSSFDRKWVKDRLNTHSIKSIVELNWPAFMVEKLTPPSELKLLIGWTGSPASTTDLVDQVKANREAKEQTYQDFLNRSKACVENMILAFRRGSLADIQTEIRKNRQILKEMSENTGVSIETETLEQLCEDAEAFHGAAKTSGAGGGDCGIALFDRSSSLNELVSRWQTHDITLLPLKVYARS, encoded by the coding sequence ATGAACCAAGTAGAAGCCTCTGCTCCTGGAAAATTATATATAGCTGGCGAGTACGCCGTTGTTGAACCTGGGCACCCCGCAATTCTTGTCGCGGTCGACCAGTTTCTAACCGTTAAAGTCAGTCCATCTGATACAGTTGGAACGATTCACTCATCTCATTATTCTAGTATTCCCCTTCAATGGACAAGAGAAAACGGGAAACTAATTATTGATGAAAGAGAGAACCCCTTCCACTACTTGCTTGCAGCGATTGATTACACTGAACGTTACGTAAAAGAATGCGGAAAAGAGTTATCCATCTTTCATCTGGTTGTGGATAGTGAATTAGATAGTGCTAACGGCTTGAAATACGGTCTCGGTTCTAGCGCGGCTGTTACCGTTGCTACTGTACGAGCGCTATTAAAGTATTATGGGCTTACTGAAACCGATGAGCTGGTTTTTAAATTATCTGTTCTAGCGCATCTATCCGTGAAAAGTAACGGTTCGTTTGGAGATATTGCGGCGGCAACCTATACTGGGTGGCTAGCTTACAGTAGTTTTGACCGTAAATGGGTTAAGGATCGTCTGAACACACACAGCATCAAATCCATTGTTGAACTCAATTGGCCTGCTTTTATGGTTGAAAAACTGACCCCTCCTTCAGAACTGAAACTACTGATTGGATGGACAGGTTCCCCTGCTTCTACTACTGATCTAGTCGATCAAGTGAAAGCAAACCGAGAAGCCAAAGAACAAACCTATCAAGATTTTTTAAATAGAAGTAAAGCTTGCGTGGAGAATATGATTCTAGCTTTTAGAAGGGGTTCATTAGCGGACATTCAAACCGAAATCCGTAAAAATCGCCAGATTTTGAAAGAAATGAGTGAAAATACAGGCGTCTCCATTGAAACGGAAACGCTCGAACAATTGTGTGAAGATGCAGAAGCTTTTCATGGTGCCGCTAAAACTTCCGGTGCTGGTGGTGGTGACTGCGGTATTGCCTTGTTTGACCGTTCTTCTAGTTTAAACGAATTGGTTTCGAGATGGCAGACACACGATATTACCTTACTTCCTTTAAAAGTTTATGCTCGTTCGTAG
- a CDS encoding ABC transporter ATP-binding protein → MEKSKEKILEVKNLKQYFNEGSKNEVRAVDDITFDIFRGETFGLVGESGSGKSTTGRSIIRLYEPTAGEIDFQGTQVHKISKKKDLLQFRRDMQMIFQDPYASLNPKMKVRDIIAEGIDIHGLVNSKEERNARVIELLELVGLNPDHASRYPHEFSGGQRQRIGIARALAVKPKFIVADEPISALDVSIQAQVVNLLMDLQKSQDLTFLFIAHDLSMVKYISDRIGVMNSGKLLELAPAEDVYNKPLHAYTESLLSAVPLPDPEYERARKRTTYVARIANDEEEELREIVPGHYVYCRESDVPRLKQKRAAYDNQNN, encoded by the coding sequence GTGGAAAAATCAAAAGAAAAGATTTTAGAAGTCAAAAACCTGAAGCAATACTTCAACGAAGGTTCAAAGAATGAAGTACGCGCAGTAGATGATATTACCTTTGATATTTTCAGAGGTGAAACTTTTGGGCTAGTAGGAGAATCTGGTTCAGGAAAATCAACGACTGGACGTTCAATCATCCGCTTGTACGAACCGACTGCTGGAGAAATTGACTTCCAGGGAACGCAAGTACACAAAATTTCTAAGAAAAAGGATCTATTACAATTCAGACGCGATATGCAAATGATCTTTCAAGATCCGTATGCTTCATTGAATCCTAAAATGAAAGTTCGAGATATCATTGCTGAAGGAATCGATATCCACGGTCTTGTGAACTCTAAAGAAGAACGTAACGCACGTGTGATCGAATTACTTGAATTGGTAGGATTGAACCCTGACCACGCAAGTCGTTATCCACATGAATTTTCAGGTGGACAACGTCAACGTATCGGGATTGCTAGAGCGCTAGCCGTTAAACCTAAATTTATTGTAGCAGATGAACCCATTTCAGCATTGGACGTTTCAATCCAAGCGCAAGTGGTCAACTTGTTGATGGATCTACAAAAATCTCAAGATTTAACGTTCTTATTCATTGCCCACGATTTATCAATGGTTAAATATATTAGTGATCGTATCGGCGTAATGAACTCAGGTAAATTGCTTGAATTAGCGCCAGCAGAAGATGTCTATAACAAACCACTACATGCTTATACTGAGAGCTTGCTATCTGCGGTTCCTTTACCGGATCCAGAATATGAGCGTGCTCGTAAACGTACAACGTATGTGGCTAGAATTGCAAATGACGAAGAAGAAGAACTTCGTGAAATCGTTCCAGGACACTATGTATATTGCCGAGAGTCAGATGTCCCTCGTCTAAAACAAAAACGTGCTGCTTACGATAACCAAAATAACTAA
- the opp3C gene encoding oligopeptide ABC transporter permease, producing METHDNNATINEKTKFSPDMFEKASGASTEDNEKISAPSLSFLQDSWRRLKKNKAAVISLGILLVIMILAFSAPLISPHSPYDQYSGQTSLPPKIPGIDINGLNGTTTAGGGERFDKYAQVGAEEGTYFILGTDSLGRDLLSRILYGTRVSLIIAFAAAFFDLTFGVVYGLVSGWKGGRIDNVMQRILEILSGVPNLVVVILTLLVLEPGIQAIIIALAITGWIPMARIVRAQTLKLKNQEYILAAQTLGESSIKIALKHLISNLSGVIIIQTMFSIPSAIFFEAFLSFIGIGMPAPFASLGTLINDGYKTFQFLPHIMWYPAGVLCLLMISFNLLADGLRDAFDPKMKD from the coding sequence ATGGAAACTCATGATAACAATGCAACAATAAATGAGAAAACTAAATTTTCTCCTGATATGTTTGAAAAAGCCAGCGGAGCGAGTACAGAAGATAATGAAAAAATCAGTGCACCATCGTTGAGCTTTCTTCAAGATTCTTGGAGAAGATTAAAGAAAAACAAAGCAGCAGTTATCAGTTTAGGCATACTACTTGTCATTATGATACTAGCTTTTTCGGCACCACTGATCTCACCACATAGCCCATATGATCAATATAGCGGACAAACAAGTTTACCACCGAAAATTCCGGGTATTGATATTAACGGATTAAACGGAACAACTACAGCCGGTGGTGGAGAACGTTTTGATAAATATGCTCAAGTAGGCGCTGAAGAAGGAACCTACTTTATTTTAGGAACAGACAGTCTAGGACGTGACTTACTTTCTCGTATTTTATATGGGACTCGTGTTTCCTTGATTATCGCTTTTGCGGCAGCCTTCTTTGATCTGACCTTTGGAGTCGTCTATGGTCTAGTTTCCGGCTGGAAAGGCGGAAGGATCGATAACGTCATGCAAAGAATTTTAGAAATCTTATCTGGTGTTCCAAACTTAGTGGTCGTTATTTTAACACTATTAGTATTGGAACCTGGTATCCAGGCAATCATTATTGCACTTGCGATAACTGGATGGATTCCAATGGCTCGTATCGTACGGGCACAGACGCTGAAATTGAAAAACCAAGAATACATCTTGGCTGCTCAAACATTAGGCGAGTCTTCTATTAAAATTGCTTTGAAACATTTAATTTCAAACTTATCAGGTGTCATCATTATTCAAACGATGTTCTCTATTCCATCTGCGATATTCTTTGAAGCGTTCTTGAGCTTTATTGGTATCGGTATGCCTGCTCCATTTGCATCATTAGGTACGTTGATCAATGATGGATATAAAACATTCCAGTTCTTACCGCATATTATGTGGTATCCAGCCGGTGTTTTATGCCTCTTGATGATTTCGTTTAACTTATTGGCCGATGGACTACGAGATGCTTTTGATCCAAAAATGAAAGATTAG
- a CDS encoding AzlC family ABC transporter permease has translation MYLTEMESALKASAPIMITYVALGMACGIVLYDAGISILGISFMSVLVYAGAGQFLAASMLVLGASIPSVIVMVFFLNLRHILMSASMSTYVKERSLGFIALFSHVLTDESYGINYTKFREGNWSPEEAMVTSIANYSTWVISTIIGGVIGSQIQVNTIIMNYALIAMFLYMMVQQFVSKEHLIAGISSIVLTVILTIVLKHNIALVIATVIASFIGYYLEVRKNRHTKPDIKGSEAIE, from the coding sequence ATGTATTTGACAGAAATGGAAAGTGCGTTAAAGGCCAGTGCGCCAATTATGATTACTTATGTAGCGCTAGGGATGGCTTGTGGAATTGTTTTATATGATGCTGGTATTTCTATCCTAGGGATTTCTTTCATGAGTGTACTTGTTTATGCAGGAGCTGGACAGTTTCTGGCAGCTAGTATGCTCGTTTTAGGCGCTTCTATACCGTCAGTTATTGTGATGGTCTTTTTCTTGAATTTAAGGCATATTTTGATGTCTGCCAGTATGTCTACTTATGTAAAAGAGCGGTCTCTTGGATTTATTGCACTATTCAGTCACGTATTGACGGATGAATCTTATGGGATCAACTATACTAAGTTCAGAGAAGGGAACTGGTCTCCTGAGGAAGCTATGGTAACAAGTATTGCCAACTATTCAACTTGGGTAATCAGTACAATCATTGGTGGCGTAATCGGAAGTCAAATTCAAGTTAATACGATTATCATGAACTATGCGCTGATTGCGATGTTTTTATATATGATGGTCCAGCAATTTGTTTCCAAAGAACATCTTATCGCAGGAATCAGTTCAATCGTACTGACAGTTATTTTAACCATTGTCTTGAAACATAATATTGCGCTCGTCATCGCCACGGTTATCGCTTCTTTTATAGGGTATTATCTAGAAGTTAGAAAAAATCGTCATACAAAACCGGACATCAAAGGGAGTGAAGCTATTGAATAA